A genomic window from Helicobacter pylori includes:
- a CDS encoding PDZ domain-containing protein translates to MFHKALIVLVFFVNGLGAYDFKHCQAFFQKASLQKGGVALKELPKGVYLYYSKTYPKHAKVIKSDPFIGLYLLQSAPSAYAYTLRDLDKDALTRPMASVGENQATEARLLSLQKGYDRYARIAQEVQKNGVISNICYQMLGLGVGGNGFIETKFIKRFLSQQEPYYGDIGVRIEDKNKRLVVVQFDPFFPKNPFLKNDEILAINDHKIHSLAEFEWVVSNLKYQSFAKVKIKRNHKIKEVTLKVNKRYGGFLLKDTFLERYHIALDERFIITKIGSHLPKGLDFLKLGDRILWVNRKDVAFNPKALREALSAPKIELLVWRKGFEFYIKIR, encoded by the coding sequence GCTTAGGGGCTTATGATTTCAAGCATTGTCAGGCGTTTTTTCAAAAAGCCAGCCTTCAAAAAGGGGGTGTGGCTTTAAAAGAGTTGCCTAAAGGCGTGTATTTATATTATTCTAAAACCTACCCTAAACATGCCAAAGTCATCAAATCCGATCCTTTCATCGGGTTGTATTTGTTGCAAAGCGCGCCAAGCGCTTACGCTTATACTTTAAGGGACTTGGATAAAGATGCCCTTACAAGGCCTATGGCTAGCGTGGGGGAAAATCAAGCTACAGAAGCACGATTACTCTCTTTACAAAAAGGCTATGACCGCTACGCTCGTATTGCACAAGAGGTTCAAAAAAATGGCGTTATTAGCAATATTTGCTATCAAATGTTAGGGCTAGGAGTGGGGGGGAATGGTTTTATAGAAACAAAATTCATCAAGCGCTTTTTAAGCCAACAAGAGCCTTATTATGGGGATATTGGGGTGCGTATAGAGGATAAAAATAAGCGTTTGGTGGTGGTGCAATTTGATCCCTTTTTCCCTAAAAACCCTTTTTTAAAAAACGATGAAATCCTAGCGATTAATGATCATAAGATCCATTCGTTAGCGGAGTTTGAATGGGTGGTGAGCAATTTGAAATACCAAAGCTTTGCAAAAGTGAAAATCAAACGAAACCATAAAATCAAAGAAGTAACGCTTAAAGTCAATAAGCGTTATGGGGGGTTTTTACTCAAAGACACTTTTTTAGAACGCTATCATATCGCTTTAGACGAGCGTTTTATCATCACTAAAATAGGCAGTCATTTACCCAAAGGCTTGGATTTTTTAAAGCTTGGGGATAGGATTTTATGGGTGAATCGTAAGGATGTGGCTTTCAACCCGAAGGCTTTAAGAGAAGCGTTGAGCGCGCCTAAAATTGAATTGTTGGTGTGGCGTAAAGGCTTTGAATTTTACATTAAAATCCGTTGA
- a CDS encoding P-type conjugative transfer protein TrbL has translation MKHDAYEIILSWFITPLTAILGRFAEFFLYTLHAQFVFNSTVALAFMLFAYKSLKEQNFFSASAILEALWFVGFFALFNYALKNPSHFYEFFQNAIFILPNMLTHALSQSLSNFSNHTLSLDFIFNHGFYALSFISDLNHNEISVWLFLSVLQALFLSVLFAIIILVYLEVHVWCSLGALFLAFGFFKTWRSVVFACLKKCLALGFYKPFLLLVGFLNVSVTKALINAHMQEQQELSLLLVVALFLCCVFIIGVPFFINALFRVQNSLKETYKLATNLSANLSQSALASLQYITTPPVTTTPSSASAFASESVSKEKETHSPTFKVETTQLDVKIPNFKQKKVKKDTINTKNEI, from the coding sequence ATGAAACATGACGCTTATGAAATCATTCTTTCTTGGTTTATCACACCGCTCACGGCGATTTTAGGGCGTTTTGCTGAATTTTTCCTCTACACTTTGCATGCGCAATTCGTGTTCAATAGCACGGTCGCTTTGGCGTTCATGCTCTTTGCTTATAAAAGTTTGAAAGAGCAGAATTTTTTCAGCGCTAGCGCGATTTTAGAAGCGTTATGGTTTGTGGGGTTTTTTGCACTTTTTAACTACGCTTTAAAAAACCCTTCGCATTTTTATGAATTTTTTCAAAACGCAATTTTTATTTTGCCCAACATGCTCACCCATGCCCTTTCTCAAAGCTTGAGTAACTTTTCCAACCACACGCTTTCATTGGATTTTATCTTCAATCATGGGTTTTATGCCCTTAGTTTTATCAGCGATTTGAACCATAATGAAATATCTGTGTGGCTTTTTTTAAGCGTTTTGCAAGCGCTTTTTTTGAGCGTGCTGTTTGCGATCATTATTTTAGTGTATTTGGAAGTGCATGTGTGGTGCTCTTTAGGGGCGCTGTTTTTAGCGTTTGGGTTTTTTAAAACCTGGAGGAGCGTCGTGTTTGCATGCCTTAAAAAATGCCTAGCCCTTGGGTTTTACAAGCCTTTTTTATTGTTGGTTGGGTTTTTGAACGTATCGGTTACTAAAGCCTTAATCAACGCTCATATGCAAGAACAACAAGAATTGAGCCTTTTATTGGTGGTAGCGTTATTTTTGTGTTGCGTTTTTATCATAGGCGTGCCTTTTTTCATCAACGCTTTGTTTAGGGTGCAAAATAGCCTTAAAGAAACTTACAAACTCGCTACAAATTTGAGCGCTAACCTCAGCCAAAGCGCTTTGGCTTCCTTACAATACATTACTACCCCACCTGTTACTACCACTCCCTCTAGCGCTTCTGCTTTTGCAAGCGAAAGCGTCTCTAAAGAAAAGGAAACGCATTCCCCCACATTCAAGGTAGAAACTACCCAATTAGATGTAAAAATTCCAAATTTCAAGCAAAAAAAGGTTAAAAAGGATACAATAAATACAAAAAACGAAATTTAA
- a CDS encoding type IV secretion system protein: protein MKEKPFNSEQLVFLEELLSQQEKHLENKLSSFSVSDLDMQSVFRLERNRLKIAYKLLGLMSFIVFVLAIVLISLLPLQKTEHHFVDFLNQDKHYAIIQRADKSISSNEALARSLIGAYVLNRESINRIDDKSRYELVRLQSNAKVWQRFEDVIKTNNSIYAQSHLEREVHIVNIAIYQQDNNPIASVSIAAKLLNENRLVYEKRYKIVMSYVFDAPDFDYASMPKNPTGFKVIRYSITEIAPRNKSD, encoded by the coding sequence ATGAAAGAAAAGCCTTTCAACAGCGAGCAGTTAGTCTTTTTAGAAGAGCTTTTAAGCCAGCAAGAAAAGCATTTAGAAAACAAGCTCTCTAGTTTTTCAGTGAGTGATTTGGACATGCAAAGCGTGTTTAGGCTGGAGAGGAATCGTTTGAAAATCGCTTACAAGCTCTTAGGCTTGATGAGTTTTATCGTTTTTGTTTTAGCGATCGTGTTAATCAGCCTCCTACCCTTACAAAAAACCGAACACCATTTCGTGGATTTTTTAAATCAAGACAAGCATTACGCCATTATCCAAAGAGCGGATAAAAGCATTTCTAGTAATGAAGCTTTAGCCCGATCGCTCATTGGGGCGTATGTGTTAAACCGAGAGAGCATTAATCGCATTGACGATAAGTCGCGCTATGAACTGGTGCGCTTGCAAAGCAATGCTAAAGTGTGGCAGCGTTTTGAAGATGTGATTAAAACCAATAACAGCATTTACGCGCAAAGCCATTTGGAAAGAGAGGTTCATATCGTCAATATTGCGATTTATCAGCAAGATAATAACCCCATTGCAAGCGTGTCCATTGCCGCCAAACTCTTGAATGAAAACAGATTAGTGTATGAAAAGCGTTATAAAATCGTGATGAGTTATGTTTTTGACGCTCCGGATTTTGATTACGCTTCCATGCCTAAAAACCCTACCGGCTTTAAGGTTATCCGCTATAGCATCACTGAAATTGCACCCAGAAACAAGAGCGATTGA
- a CDS encoding TrbG/VirB9 family P-type conjugative transfer protein, giving the protein MQRFLFILAFVFSALKADDFLEEFSEKAPTNLNHPMQDLNAIQGSFFNKNRSTMSNTLNIDYFQGQTYKIRLRYAMATLLFFSKPISDFVLGDKVGFDAKILESNDHILLIKPLQIGVDSNISVIDSEGKIFSFYVFSTTFTSSKHPNLQVFIEDKNYYSNAFMKPKKENTTENVTENTLENANKPLKETKATEETKEKEEEAITIGDNTNAMKIVKKDIQKNYKALKSSQRKWYCLWLCSKKSKLSLMPKEIFNDKQFTYFKFDKRLALSKFPVIYKVVDGYDNPVNTRIVGDYIIAEDVSPKWTLRLGKDYLCIRLITKGRDE; this is encoded by the coding sequence ATGCAAAGATTTTTATTCATTCTTGCGTTCGTTTTTAGCGCTTTAAAGGCCGATGATTTTTTAGAAGAATTTAGCGAAAAAGCCCCCACGAATTTAAACCACCCCATGCAGGATTTAAACGCCATTCAAGGGAGTTTTTTCAATAAAAACCGCTCAACAATGTCCAACACTTTGAACATCGATTACTTTCAAGGGCAAACTTATAAGATCCGCTTGCGCTATGCGATGGCGACTTTATTGTTTTTTTCAAAACCCATTAGCGATTTTGTTTTAGGGGATAAGGTGGGCTTTGATGCAAAAATCTTAGAAAGCAATGATCACATTTTGCTCATCAAACCTTTGCAAATTGGCGTGGATTCTAATATCAGCGTGATTGATAGTGAGGGTAAGATTTTTTCTTTCTATGTGTTTTCTACGACTTTCACTAGCTCCAAACACCCTAATTTGCAGGTTTTTATAGAAGATAAGAATTATTATTCTAACGCTTTCATGAAGCCTAAAAAAGAAAATACAACTGAAAATGTTACTGAAAACACCCTTGAAAACGCTAACAAGCCCTTAAAAGAAACCAAAGCCACAGAAGAAACCAAAGAAAAAGAAGAAGAGGCCATAACTATTGGCGATAACACCAATGCGATGAAAATCGTTAAAAAAGACATTCAAAAAAACTATAAAGCTTTAAAAAGCTCCCAAAGGAAATGGTATTGTTTGTGGCTATGCTCTAAAAAATCCAAACTCTCCTTAATGCCTAAAGAAATTTTTAACGACAAACAATTCACTTATTTCAAATTTGACAAAAGATTAGCGCTCTCTAAATTCCCGGTGATTTATAAGGTCGTTGATGGCTATGATAACCCAGTGAATACAAGGATTGTGGGCGATTACATTATCGCTGAAGACGTTTCGCCTAAATGGACTTTAAGGCTAGGTAAGGACTATTTGTGCATCCGTTTGATAACAAAGGGTAGAGATGAATAA
- a CDS encoding DNA type IV secretion system protein ComB10: MNKWLKGVLIVAGGFVTITTISLIYHQKPKAPLNNPPALLNDDEVKYPLQDYTFTPSFQPTPTENSKDATIKALQEQLRAALKALNSKEINFPKEETKELTNPPIEPKANTAPPKKDFSLKQLDLLASRITPFKQNPKNYEENLIFPVDNPKGIDGFTNLKEKDIATNENKLLRTITADKMIPAFLITPISSQIAGKVIAQVESDIFAHMGKAVLIPKGSKVIGYYSNNNKMGEYRLDIVWSRIITPHGINIMLTNAKGADIKGYNGLVGELIERNFQRYGVPLLLSTLTNGLLIGITSALNNRGNKEEATNFFGDYLLMQLMRQSGMGINQVVNQILRDKSKIAPIVIIREGSRVFISPNTDIFFPIPRDNEVIAEFLE, from the coding sequence ATGAATAAATGGCTCAAAGGGGTGCTGATTGTTGCAGGGGGTTTTGTAACGATTACAACAATTTCTTTAATCTACCACCAAAAGCCAAAAGCCCCCTTAAACAACCCACCCGCTCTTTTAAATGACGATGAGGTGAAATACCCCTTACAGGATTACACTTTCACTCCAAGCTTTCAACCAACCCCCACAGAAAACTCCAAAGACGCCACTATAAAAGCCTTACAAGAACAGCTAAGAGCCGCTTTAAAAGCCCTAAATTCCAAAGAAATAAACTTTCCTAAAGAAGAAACTAAAGAACTTACCAACCCTCCCATAGAACCAAAAGCAAACACAGCCCCCCCTAAAAAAGACTTTTCCCTAAAACAATTAGATTTATTAGCCTCTCGCATCACCCCTTTCAAACAAAACCCTAAAAATTACGAAGAAAACTTGATTTTCCCGGTGGATAACCCTAAAGGGATCGATGGCTTTACTAACCTTAAAGAAAAAGACATCGCCACCAATGAAAACAAACTCCTGCGCACCATTACAGCGGATAAAATGATACCTGCATTTTTGATCACGCCTATTTCTAGCCAGATTGCTGGTAAAGTCATCGCGCAAGTGGAGAGCGATATTTTTGCTCACATGGGAAAGGCTGTTTTAATCCCTAAAGGCTCTAAAGTCATAGGCTATTACAGCAACAATAACAAAATGGGCGAATACCGCTTGGATATTGTATGGAGTAGGATCATCACCCCCCATGGCATCAATATCATGCTCACTAACGCTAAAGGGGCGGACATTAAAGGCTATAACGGCTTGGTGGGGGAATTGATTGAAAGGAATTTCCAACGCTATGGCGTGCCTTTATTACTTTCTACGCTCACTAACGGCTTATTGATTGGGATCACTTCGGCTTTAAACAACAGAGGCAATAAAGAAGAGGCGACTAATTTTTTTGGGGATTATCTTTTAATGCAATTGATGAGGCAAAGCGGTATGGGGATCAACCAAGTGGTCAATCAAATTTTAAGAGACAAGAGCAAAATCGCCCCCATTGTCATCATTAGAGAGGGGAGCAGGGTATTCATTTCGCCTAATACTGACATTTTCTTCCCTATACCCAGAGACAATGAAGTCATCGCTGAATTTTTGGAGTGA